A part of Variovorax sp. HW608 genomic DNA contains:
- a CDS encoding branched-chain amino acid ABC transporter permease yields the protein MLEQQLVNALSLGCVYALFALGFTLIFGVLGVINLSHGAVFMAGAYAAVQIMAHFDLPLWAGLSFAFLFCGLLGLLIDFLVLKPLRARNAPHLIPMIATIGVAIILNNGVQGLFGAQNVRFPADAVSGESLNLAGIHLTALELGIILLSFVLMAVLMLALKRTQLGRALRAIAESPKAAYLLGINVEGLFYLTSFAAAALGGLAGVLIGLYSNAVFPLMGQPMLHKGIAVIILGGMGDIRGAMLGGLFLGFAEVLSVAYIGSTMRDAVAFGLLFLVLLVRPKGLFGTVQERKV from the coding sequence ATGCTTGAACAGCAACTGGTTAACGCGCTCTCTTTGGGGTGCGTCTATGCGCTCTTCGCGCTGGGCTTCACCCTGATCTTCGGTGTGCTCGGCGTCATCAATCTTTCGCACGGCGCGGTCTTCATGGCGGGCGCTTACGCGGCCGTGCAGATCATGGCGCACTTCGATCTGCCGCTGTGGGCCGGGCTGTCGTTCGCCTTTCTTTTCTGCGGCCTGCTGGGGCTCTTGATCGATTTCCTGGTGCTCAAGCCGCTGCGGGCGCGCAATGCACCGCACCTGATCCCGATGATCGCGACCATCGGCGTGGCGATCATCCTCAACAACGGCGTGCAGGGCCTGTTCGGCGCGCAGAACGTGCGCTTCCCGGCGGACGCGGTGTCGGGCGAGTCGCTGAATCTCGCGGGCATCCATCTCACGGCGCTGGAGCTGGGCATCATCCTGCTGTCCTTCGTGCTGATGGCGGTGCTCATGCTGGCGCTGAAGCGCACGCAACTGGGCCGCGCGCTGCGCGCGATCGCCGAATCGCCGAAGGCCGCCTATTTGCTCGGCATCAATGTCGAGGGCCTGTTCTACCTGACCTCGTTCGCGGCCGCCGCGCTGGGCGGGCTCGCGGGCGTGCTGATCGGGCTCTATTCCAACGCGGTCTTCCCGCTCATGGGCCAGCCGATGCTGCACAAGGGCATTGCGGTGATCATCCTCGGCGGCATGGGCGACATCCGCGGCGCGATGCTGGGCGGCCTGTTCCTCGGCTTCGCGGAAGTGCTGTCGGTGGCCTACATCGGCTCGACCATGCGCGACGCAGTGGCGTTCGGCCTGCTGTTCCTGGTGCTGCTGGTGCGGCCCAAGGGTCTCTTCGGCACGGTGCAGGAGCGCAAGGTATGA
- a CDS encoding polyprenyl synthetase family protein, translated as MTTACETSRWDAARLAAWSEPLLARVESALSEWVGIDAPVQLGDAMRYAVLDGGKRLRPLLVLAASEAVDGHAEAALRAACAVELIHAYSLVHDDLPCMDNDVLRRGKPTVHVKFGEAGALLAGDALQALAFELLTPDGTGISPGVQATLCRLLARAAGSQGMAGGQAIDLASVGVALTEAELRTMHRLKTGALLKGSVEMGAACGDALLPQSLAALRDYGAAVGLAFQVVDDILDVIADSETLGKTAGKDAASDKPTYVSLLGLDGARAQARQLLAKALEALDRSALADTGALRALAHMVVDRDR; from the coding sequence GGTGGGATGCCGCCCGTCTGGCCGCGTGGAGCGAACCCCTGCTCGCGCGCGTCGAGTCCGCACTGTCCGAGTGGGTCGGCATCGATGCGCCGGTGCAGCTGGGCGACGCGATGCGCTATGCCGTGCTCGACGGCGGCAAGCGGCTTCGGCCGCTGCTCGTGCTGGCCGCCAGCGAAGCGGTCGACGGCCATGCCGAAGCGGCCTTGCGCGCCGCCTGCGCGGTCGAGCTGATCCACGCCTATTCGCTCGTGCACGACGACTTGCCGTGCATGGACAACGACGTGCTGCGCCGCGGCAAGCCCACGGTGCACGTCAAGTTCGGCGAAGCCGGCGCGCTGCTCGCGGGCGATGCCTTGCAGGCGCTCGCGTTCGAGCTGCTCACGCCCGACGGCACCGGCATTTCGCCGGGGGTCCAGGCGACGCTGTGCCGCCTGCTGGCGCGCGCCGCCGGCAGCCAGGGGATGGCGGGCGGCCAGGCGATCGACCTCGCCAGCGTCGGCGTCGCCCTGACCGAAGCCGAGCTGCGCACCATGCATCGCCTGAAGACCGGCGCGCTGCTGAAGGGCAGCGTCGAGATGGGCGCGGCTTGCGGCGATGCGCTCCTGCCCCAGTCGCTCGCCGCGCTGCGCGACTACGGCGCGGCGGTGGGCCTCGCGTTCCAGGTGGTCGACGACATCCTCGACGTCATCGCCGATTCCGAAACGCTCGGCAAGACCGCGGGCAAGGACGCCGCGAGCGACAAGCCCACCTACGTCTCGCTGCTCGGCCTCGACGGCGCGCGTGCACAGGCGCGCCAGTTGCTGGCCAAGGCCCTCGAAGCGCTGGACCGCAGCGCGCTGGCCGACACGGGCGCGCTGCGCGCGCTCGCCCACATGGTCGTCGATCGCGATCGATAA
- a CDS encoding TRAP transporter substrate-binding protein: MDRRSLIKNAGIAGVLAAGIAPAVHAQAAVRWRLASSFPKLLDTIYGTAETFAGSVSDMTGGRFQISVHAGGELMPAFGVLDGVQNAAVEMAHTAPYYFYGKDPTFCLGCAVPFGLNTRQMNAWMYEGNGLKLMREFYARYNVYNLPGGNTGAQMGGWFRKEIKSVADLKGLKFGTNPLAGRVLEPFGVIPKSIPGADLYPALEKGTLDALEWVGPYDDQKLGFNKVAQYYYYPGWWEGGSQLDFYVNTRAWEGLSAEYKAIVSAAAAQANIGMTAKYDARNPIALKQLVNSGTKLRPFSKGVVDAAFKSAQQIYADLNNTNPEWKKVYTDYARFLADQNAWFRFAEGSFDRFMQAQKL, translated from the coding sequence ATGGATCGTCGCTCCCTCATCAAGAACGCAGGCATTGCCGGCGTCCTTGCCGCCGGTATCGCGCCCGCCGTCCATGCGCAAGCCGCCGTGCGCTGGCGTCTCGCTTCGAGCTTTCCCAAGCTGCTCGACACGATCTACGGCACGGCCGAGACCTTCGCCGGGAGCGTGAGCGACATGACGGGCGGCAGGTTCCAGATCTCGGTCCATGCGGGCGGCGAGCTGATGCCGGCCTTCGGCGTGCTCGACGGCGTTCAGAACGCAGCGGTCGAAATGGCGCACACCGCACCGTACTACTTCTACGGCAAGGACCCGACCTTCTGCCTCGGCTGCGCAGTGCCCTTCGGCCTGAACACCCGCCAGATGAACGCATGGATGTACGAGGGCAACGGCCTGAAGCTCATGCGTGAGTTCTACGCCAGGTACAACGTCTACAACCTGCCGGGCGGCAACACCGGCGCGCAGATGGGCGGCTGGTTCCGCAAGGAGATCAAGTCGGTCGCCGACCTGAAGGGCCTGAAGTTCGGCACCAACCCGCTCGCCGGCCGCGTGCTCGAACCCTTCGGCGTGATTCCGAAGTCCATCCCCGGCGCCGACCTGTACCCTGCGCTCGAAAAGGGCACGCTCGATGCGCTGGAGTGGGTCGGCCCCTACGACGACCAGAAGCTCGGCTTCAACAAGGTCGCGCAGTACTACTACTACCCCGGCTGGTGGGAAGGCGGTTCGCAACTGGACTTCTACGTCAACACCAGGGCCTGGGAAGGCTTGTCGGCCGAGTACAAGGCGATCGTTTCGGCGGCCGCCGCACAGGCCAACATCGGCATGACCGCGAAGTACGACGCGCGCAACCCGATCGCGCTGAAGCAGCTCGTGAACTCCGGCACCAAGCTGCGTCCCTTCTCGAAGGGCGTGGTGGACGCGGCCTTCAAGTCGGCCCAGCAGATCTACGCCGACCTCAACAACACCAACCCCGAGTGGAAGAAGGTGTACACCGACTACGCCAGGTTCCTGGCCGACCAGAACGCCTGGTTCCGCTTCGCCGAAGGCAGCTTCGACCGCTTCATGCAGGCGCAGAAGCTGTAG
- a CDS encoding branched-chain amino acid ABC transporter permease, which yields MSALENFWSVYSNLVLTLGTNSLLALSIWLTLSCGMLAMANAAFMGIGAYTSAILSMNYGAPFPVAIAAGMAAPALTAFVIGKPTLRLSGVYLAMATLAFGEVVRIVVLNAESLTGGALGLNGIPQATQWWHVLLAVVLVLFALWRLRRSKVGRAFEAIKEDETAAGLMGIDVGGHKMLAFVLGAAIAGLAGVLNAHLTFFIGPNEYGFDRGVDILTMTVLGGINGLTGPVLGGVILTVLPEALRAFGDFRLVVNGVILVLIVLFLPKGIWDPARLRQWFGRKGAAA from the coding sequence ATGAGCGCCCTGGAGAACTTCTGGTCGGTCTACAGCAACCTGGTGCTCACCCTGGGCACCAATTCATTGCTGGCGTTGTCGATCTGGCTCACGCTGTCGTGCGGCATGCTCGCGATGGCGAACGCCGCCTTCATGGGCATCGGCGCCTACACCTCGGCGATCCTGTCGATGAACTATGGCGCCCCGTTCCCGGTCGCGATCGCGGCCGGCATGGCGGCGCCGGCCCTGACGGCTTTCGTGATCGGCAAGCCGACGCTGCGGCTGTCCGGCGTGTACCTGGCCATGGCGACGCTCGCCTTCGGCGAGGTGGTGCGCATCGTGGTGCTGAATGCCGAATCGCTCACGGGCGGCGCGCTGGGCCTGAACGGCATTCCGCAGGCCACGCAGTGGTGGCACGTGCTGCTCGCCGTGGTGCTGGTGCTGTTCGCGCTGTGGCGGCTGCGCCGCTCCAAGGTCGGCCGGGCGTTCGAGGCGATCAAGGAAGACGAGACCGCCGCCGGCCTGATGGGCATCGACGTCGGCGGGCACAAGATGCTGGCCTTCGTGCTCGGCGCCGCGATCGCGGGGCTGGCGGGCGTGCTCAATGCGCACCTGACCTTCTTCATCGGGCCGAACGAATACGGCTTCGACCGCGGCGTGGACATCCTGACGATGACCGTGCTTGGCGGCATCAACGGGCTGACCGGGCCGGTGCTCGGCGGCGTGATCCTCACGGTGTTGCCCGAGGCGCTGCGTGCGTTCGGCGACTTCCGGCTGGTGGTCAACGGCGTGATCCTGGTGCTGATCGTGCTGTTCCTGCCGAAGGGCATCTGGGACCCGGCGCGCTTGCGCCAATGGTTCGGGCGCAAGGGAGCCGCGGCATGA
- the dxs gene encoding 1-deoxy-D-xylulose-5-phosphate synthase, with the protein MAPLLPTIHDPSQLRQMDRAQLKQLADEVRSCVLDNVSRTGGHLSSNLGTVELTVALHHVFNTPHDRLVWDVGHQTYPHKILTGRRDRMPTLRQLGGLSGFPQRTESEYDTFGTAHSSTSISAALGMALAARQKGEDRHSVAIIGDGALTAGMAFEALNNAGVCDDCKLLVILNDNDMSISPPVGALNRYLAQLMSGNFYSAAKNVGKSVLRAAPPLFELAKRLEQHAKGMVVPATLFEQFGFNYVGPIDGHDIDSLVPTLENLKHLRGPQFLHVVTKKGQGYKLAEADPVAYHGPSKFDPAVGLVKPATAPKQTFTQVFGSWLCDMAAKDARLVGITPAMREGSGLVEFEKRFPERYYDVGIAEQHSVTFAAGLACEGLKPVVAIYSTFLQRGYDQLIHDVAIQNLPVVFALDRAGLVGADGATHAGAYDISFLRCIPNMSVACPADEAECRQLLTTGYEQNHPVAVRYPRGSGAGVTPPQSLDGLPFGKGEIRREGRRIAILAFGTLLYPALKAAESLDATVVNMRWAKPLDVELLLKVAGSHDAIVTVEEGAVMGGAGSAVLEALQAAGLQKPVLQLGLPDRFIEHGDPAKLLSGIGLDAEGIERSIAQRFDSLVSAGKTRPGVV; encoded by the coding sequence ATGGCTCCGCTGCTTCCCACCATCCACGACCCTTCCCAGCTGCGGCAAATGGACCGCGCCCAGCTCAAGCAACTCGCCGACGAAGTGCGCAGCTGCGTGCTCGACAACGTGTCGCGCACGGGCGGCCATCTGAGCTCGAACCTGGGTACGGTGGAGCTCACGGTCGCGCTGCACCACGTCTTCAACACGCCGCACGACCGCCTGGTGTGGGACGTGGGCCACCAGACCTATCCGCACAAGATCCTCACCGGGCGGCGCGACCGCATGCCGACGCTGCGCCAGCTCGGCGGCCTCTCCGGCTTCCCGCAGCGCACCGAGAGCGAGTACGACACCTTCGGCACCGCGCACTCGTCCACCAGCATCTCGGCCGCGCTCGGCATGGCCCTGGCGGCACGGCAGAAGGGCGAGGACCGCCATTCGGTCGCGATCATCGGCGACGGCGCGCTCACGGCCGGCATGGCCTTCGAGGCGCTCAACAACGCGGGCGTGTGCGACGACTGCAAGCTGCTGGTGATCCTGAACGACAACGACATGTCGATCAGCCCGCCGGTGGGTGCGCTCAACCGCTATCTCGCGCAACTCATGAGCGGCAACTTCTACTCGGCCGCGAAGAACGTCGGCAAGAGCGTGCTGCGCGCCGCGCCGCCGCTGTTCGAACTGGCCAAGCGGCTGGAGCAGCACGCCAAGGGCATGGTGGTGCCGGCCACGCTGTTCGAGCAGTTCGGCTTCAACTACGTCGGGCCGATCGACGGCCACGACATCGATTCGCTGGTGCCCACGCTCGAAAACCTGAAGCACCTGCGGGGCCCGCAGTTCCTGCACGTGGTCACGAAGAAGGGCCAGGGCTACAAGCTGGCGGAGGCCGATCCGGTGGCCTACCACGGGCCGTCGAAGTTCGACCCGGCCGTCGGCCTCGTCAAGCCGGCGACCGCGCCCAAGCAGACCTTCACGCAGGTCTTCGGCAGCTGGCTGTGCGACATGGCCGCGAAGGACGCTCGCCTCGTCGGCATCACGCCGGCGATGCGCGAGGGTTCGGGCCTCGTCGAGTTCGAGAAGCGCTTCCCCGAGCGCTACTACGACGTGGGCATCGCGGAGCAGCATTCGGTGACTTTCGCGGCAGGCCTTGCGTGCGAGGGCCTCAAGCCGGTGGTCGCGATCTATTCGACCTTCCTGCAGCGCGGGTACGACCAGCTGATCCACGACGTCGCGATCCAGAACCTGCCGGTGGTCTTCGCGCTCGATCGCGCCGGACTCGTGGGTGCCGACGGCGCGACGCATGCGGGCGCCTACGACATCTCGTTCCTGCGCTGCATCCCCAACATGAGCGTGGCCTGCCCGGCGGATGAAGCCGAGTGCCGGCAGCTGCTCACCACCGGCTACGAGCAGAACCATCCGGTCGCGGTGCGCTATCCGCGCGGCTCGGGCGCCGGTGTCACGCCGCCGCAGTCGCTCGACGGGCTGCCGTTCGGCAAGGGCGAGATCCGCCGCGAAGGCCGCAGGATCGCGATCCTCGCCTTCGGCACCTTGCTCTATCCGGCATTGAAGGCAGCGGAGTCGCTCGATGCCACCGTGGTCAACATGCGCTGGGCCAAGCCGCTCGATGTCGAGCTGCTGCTCAAGGTCGCCGGATCGCATGACGCGATCGTGACGGTGGAAGAGGGCGCGGTCATGGGCGGCGCCGGCAGTGCGGTGCTCGAGGCCCTGCAGGCCGCGGGTCTGCAGAAGCCGGTGCTGCAGCTCGGCCTTCCCGACCGCTTCATCGAGCACGGCGATCCGGCGAAGCTGCTGTCGGGCATCGGGCTGGACGCCGAAGGCATCGAACGCTCCATCGCGCAGCGCTTCGACAGCCTGGTTTCCGCAGGGAAGACCCGGCCCGGGGTCGTGTAA
- a CDS encoding ABC transporter ATP-binding protein, which produces MSATPLLKVEGLKVAYGHIEAVKGIDFELREGRITTLVGANGAGKSTTLLALSGLVAKAAGRVVLDGQDLTALSPHKIVAAGMVQVAEGRATLTTLTVRENLELGAYTRRDSRAQRADDLERIYTLFPRLKERADGLAGNLSGGEQQMLAIGRALMAKPRVLLLDEPSMGLAPIIVQDIFRTLREINKAGLSIFLVEQNVRQALKIADSAYVIETGRIVLTGSGRELLGNPKVQDAYLGG; this is translated from the coding sequence ATGAGCGCAACCCCGCTGCTGAAGGTCGAGGGGCTCAAGGTCGCCTATGGCCACATCGAGGCCGTGAAGGGCATCGATTTCGAACTGCGCGAAGGCCGGATCACCACGCTGGTGGGCGCCAACGGCGCGGGCAAGTCGACGACGCTGCTGGCGCTGTCGGGACTGGTCGCGAAGGCTGCCGGACGGGTCGTGCTCGACGGGCAGGACCTCACGGCCCTTTCGCCCCACAAGATCGTCGCCGCCGGCATGGTGCAGGTCGCCGAAGGCCGCGCCACGCTGACGACGCTGACGGTGCGCGAGAACCTCGAACTCGGCGCCTACACGCGCCGCGACAGCCGCGCCCAGCGCGCCGATGACCTCGAACGCATCTACACGCTGTTCCCGCGGCTCAAGGAACGCGCCGACGGGCTCGCCGGCAACCTCTCGGGCGGCGAGCAGCAGATGCTGGCGATCGGCCGCGCGCTGATGGCCAAGCCGCGCGTGCTGCTGCTGGACGAACCGTCGATGGGCCTGGCGCCGATCATCGTGCAGGACATCTTCCGCACGCTGCGCGAGATCAACAAGGCGGGCCTCTCGATCTTCCTGGTCGAGCAGAACGTGCGGCAGGCGCTCAAGATCGCCGACAGCGCCTATGTGATCGAGACCGGGAGGATCGTGTTGACCGGCAGCGGGCGCGAGCTGCTCGGCAATCCGAAGGTGCAGGACGCCTACCTCGGCGGATAG
- a CDS encoding ABC transporter ATP-binding protein, with protein MLQLDGVSRHFGGLKVLQEVNLEVPQGGVFGLIGPNGAGKTTVFNLTTGLLPTTGGSIRFEGRDLAGLKPHQITRAGIARTFQNIRIFKEMSLLENVMVGMHANLRYGAFGLLAGTGLFRGEERRARERARELLSWVRLDHKGDDVADNLSYGDQRKLELARALATDPKLLLLDEPVAGMNSTEKTELMHEIRNIAGRGYTIFMIEHDMRFVMGLCEHIAVLNFGRIIARGNPDQIRNDPQVIEAYLGREEDEATNEGASQ; from the coding sequence CTGCTCCAGCTCGACGGCGTCTCGCGCCACTTCGGCGGCCTCAAGGTGCTGCAGGAGGTGAACCTCGAAGTGCCGCAGGGCGGCGTCTTCGGTCTCATCGGCCCCAACGGCGCGGGCAAGACCACGGTCTTCAACCTGACGACGGGCCTGCTGCCGACCACCGGCGGCTCGATCCGCTTCGAGGGCCGCGACCTCGCGGGGCTCAAGCCCCACCAGATCACGCGCGCCGGCATCGCGCGCACGTTCCAGAACATCCGCATCTTCAAGGAGATGTCGCTGCTCGAGAACGTGATGGTCGGGATGCATGCCAACCTGCGCTACGGCGCATTCGGGTTGTTGGCAGGCACGGGTCTCTTCCGCGGCGAAGAGCGGCGGGCGCGCGAACGCGCGCGCGAGCTGCTCTCGTGGGTCCGGCTCGATCACAAGGGCGACGACGTGGCCGACAACCTCTCGTACGGCGACCAGCGCAAGCTCGAACTCGCGCGCGCCCTCGCCACCGACCCGAAGCTGCTCTTGCTCGACGAACCGGTGGCGGGCATGAACAGCACCGAAAAGACCGAACTGATGCACGAGATCCGCAACATCGCGGGGCGCGGCTACACCATCTTCATGATCGAACACGACATGCGCTTCGTGATGGGCTTGTGCGAGCACATCGCGGTGCTGAACTTCGGCCGCATCATCGCGCGCGGCAACCCCGACCAGATCCGCAACGACCCGCAGGTGATCGAGGCCTACCTCGGCCGCGAGGAAGACGAGGCGACGAACGAGGGAGCGTCCCAATGA